A genome region from Octopus sinensis linkage group LG26, ASM634580v1, whole genome shotgun sequence includes the following:
- the LOC115224825 gene encoding uncharacterized protein LOC115224825 isoform X1: protein MVKAKFHVSSFLSSAEPCCNEQKRHDNSYQEIDYSQKVSPNDTQRPLPKKPSSNSLIDTYMEMGKSSNTLKRPVPYIISSPYDPSTLTRLIQPPGGGIALLPPIYQQNIESIMGFRHCSPPRQESSASGEEEYNALSLVSYPSLRDCSMSSETALKVPDTAEPNPNRVQPANVTEAARVEPARVHPLRGDFGPAYQDAISIHTNSNYSPPLHYIQQAQATQTGIVHPQCVHYTQPMNKTRNREYM, encoded by the exons ATGGTAAAAGCCAAATtccatgtttcttcttttctttcttctgcagAACCATGCTGCAATGAAC AAAAGAGACATGACAACAGCTACCAGGAAATTG ATTACTCGCAGAAAGTCTCACCCAATGACACACAAAGACCACTTCCTAAAAAACCCAGCTCAAACAGCTTGATTGACACATACATGGAAATGGGCAAGTCCAGTAACACTCTCAAGAGACCTGTACCATATATCA tCAGCAGCCCTTATGATCCTTCTACTTTGACCAGATTAATCCAGCCGCCAGGGGGAGGAATCGCTTTACTTCCCCCCATCTATCAACAAAACATAGAATCTATAATGGGATTTAGGCACTGTTCTCCTCCAC GTCAAGAAAGTAGTGCATCAGGAGAAGAAGAATATAACGCTTTGAGCCTTGTAAGCTATCCATCGTTGCGTGATTGTTCAATGAGTAGCGAGACTGCCTTGAAAGTACCAGATACTGCTGAGCCAAACCCAAACAGAGTTCAACCAGCTAACGTGACTGAAGCAGCTCGGGTAGAGCCAGCGAGAGTTCACCCATTGAGAGGGGACTTTGGCCCAGCTTATCAAGAtgctatatccatacatacaaacagcaaTTATTCGCCGCCCCTTCATTACATTCAACAAGCCCAAGCGACACAAACAGGCATTGTACACC CTCAGTGTGTGCATTATACTCAGCCAATGAACAAGACAAGGAACAGGGAATACATGTAA
- the LOC115224825 gene encoding uncharacterized protein LOC115224825 isoform X2 produces the protein MVKAKFHVSSFLSSAEPCCNEQKRHDNSYQEIDYSQKVSPNDTQRPLPKKPSSNSLIDTYMEMGKSSNTLKRPVPYINSVNEGQESSASGEEEYNALSLVSYPSLRDCSMSSETALKVPDTAEPNPNRVQPANVTEAARVEPARVHPLRGDFGPAYQDAISIHTNSNYSPPLHYIQQAQATQTGIVHPQCVHYTQPMNKTRNREYM, from the exons ATGGTAAAAGCCAAATtccatgtttcttcttttctttcttctgcagAACCATGCTGCAATGAAC AAAAGAGACATGACAACAGCTACCAGGAAATTG ATTACTCGCAGAAAGTCTCACCCAATGACACACAAAGACCACTTCCTAAAAAACCCAGCTCAAACAGCTTGATTGACACATACATGGAAATGGGCAAGTCCAGTAACACTCTCAAGAGACCTGTACCATATATCA ATTCTGTTAATGAAGGTCAAGAAAGTAGTGCATCAGGAGAAGAAGAATATAACGCTTTGAGCCTTGTAAGCTATCCATCGTTGCGTGATTGTTCAATGAGTAGCGAGACTGCCTTGAAAGTACCAGATACTGCTGAGCCAAACCCAAACAGAGTTCAACCAGCTAACGTGACTGAAGCAGCTCGGGTAGAGCCAGCGAGAGTTCACCCATTGAGAGGGGACTTTGGCCCAGCTTATCAAGAtgctatatccatacatacaaacagcaaTTATTCGCCGCCCCTTCATTACATTCAACAAGCCCAAGCGACACAAACAGGCATTGTACACC CTCAGTGTGTGCATTATACTCAGCCAATGAACAAGACAAGGAACAGGGAATACATGTAA